Proteins encoded in a region of the Leopardus geoffroyi isolate Oge1 chromosome E2, O.geoffroyi_Oge1_pat1.0, whole genome shotgun sequence genome:
- the ZNF574 gene encoding LOW QUALITY PROTEIN: zinc finger protein 574 (The sequence of the model RefSeq protein was modified relative to this genomic sequence to represent the inferred CDS: inserted 1 base in 1 codon) gives MTEESEETVLYIEHRYVCSECNQLYGSLEEVLMHQNSHVPQQHFELVGVADPGVTVAAEAASGTGLYQTLVQESQYQCLECGQLLMSPSQLLEHQELHLKMMAPQEAVPAEPPPKAPALSSSTIHYECVDCKALFASQELWLNHRQTHLRGTPTKPPAPVVLGSPVVLGSPVGQARVAVEHSYRKAEEGGEGAAVPSAAATTAEVVTEVELLLYKCSECSQLFQLPADFLEHQATHFPAPAPEAEEPALQQDTLTPSPAEVPTSQPDPLPSSDHSYELRNGEAVGRDRRGRKARRNNSGEPGGTAAQELFCSACDQLFLSPHQLQQHLRSHREGVFKCPLCSRVFPSPSSLDQHLGDHSSESHFLCVDCGLAFGTEALLLAHRRAHTPNPLHSCPCGKTFVNLTKFLYHRRTHGAGGVPLPTTPVPPEEPVIGFPEPAAAETGDADAPEXPVTEESPGGPAAPGTYRCLLCSREFGKALQLTRHQRFVHRLERRHKCGICGKMFKKKSHVRNHLRTHTGERPFPCPDCSKPFNSPANLARHRLTHTGERPYRCGDCGKAFTQSSTLRQHRLVHAQHFPYRCQECGVRFHRPYRLLMHRYHHTGEYPYKCRECPRSFLLRRLLEVHQLVAHAGRQPHRCPSCGAAFPSSLRLREHRCAAAAAQAPRRFECGTCGKKVGSAARLQAHEAAHAAAGPGEVLAKEPPAPRAPRAARTPVAAAPTALGGAAPAAPAAPARRRGLECSECKKLFSTETSLQVHRRIHTGERPYPCPDCGKAFRQSTHLKDHRRLHTGERPFACEVCGKAFAISMRLAEHRRIHTGERPYSCPDCGKSYRSFSNLWKHRKTHQQQHQAAVRQQLAEAEAAVGLAVMETAAEALPLVEAIEIYPLAEAEGVQISG, from the exons ATGACTGAGGAGTCGGAGGAGACGGTCCTGTACATTGAGCACCGCTATGTCTGCTCTGAGTGCAACCAGCTGTATGGATCCCTGGAGGAGGTGCTCATGCACCAGAACTCCCATGTGCCTCAGCAGCACTTTGAGCTGGTGGGCGTGGCTGACCCTGGAGTCACTGTAGCCGCAGAGGCAGCTTCCGGCACGGGCCTCTATCAGACCCTGGTGCAGGAGAGCCAGTACCAGTGCCTAGAGTGCGGGCAGCTGCTGATGTCGCCCAGCCAGCTCCTGGAGCACCAGGAGCTGCACCTGAAGATGATGGCTCCCCAGGAGGCAGTGCCAGCCGAGCCACCACCCAAGGCACCTGCCCTGAGCTCTAGTACCATCCACTACGAGTGTGTGGATTGCAAGGCTCTCTTCGCCAGCCAGGAGCTCTGGCTGAACCACCGGCAGACGCACCTCCGGGGCACTCCCACCAAGCCTCCGGCCCCGGTTGTCCTGGGGTCCCCGGTTGTCCTGGGGTCCCCTGTGGGCCAGGCCCGCGTGGCTGTGGAGCACTCATACCGCAAGGcagaagagggtggggagggggccgctGTCCCTTCTGCTGCTGCCACCACCGCTGAGGTGGTGACTGAGGTGGAGCTGCTCCTCTACAAATGCTCCGAGTGCTCCCAGCTCTTCCAGCTTCCGGCCGACTTCCTGGAACACCAGGCCACCCACTTCCCTGCGCCTGCCCCAGAGGCCGAGGAGCCTGCCTTGCAGCAGGACACCCTGACTCCGTCCCCTGCAGAGGTGCCCACGTCTCAGCCTGATCCCCTGCCATCCTCTGACCACAGTTACGAGCTGCGCAACGGTGAAGCCGTTGGGCGCGATCGCCGGGGGCGCAAGGCCCGCAGGAACAACAGCGGAGAGCCGGGCGGGACGGCCGCCCAGGAGCTCTTTTGCTCCGCCTGTGAccagctctttctctcccctcaccAGCTACAGCAGCACCTGCGGAGTCACCGGGAGGGCGTCTTTAAGTGCCCTCTGTGCAGTCGTGTGTTCCCCAGCCCTTCCAGTCTGGACCAGCACCTTGGAGACCACAGCAGCGAGTCTCACTTCCTGTGCGTGGACTGCGGCCTGGCCTTTGGCACCGAGGCCCTCCTCCTGGCCCACCGGCGAGCCCACACCCCGAATCCTCTGCATTCGTGTCCGTGTGGAAAGACATTTGTCAACCTCACCAAGTTCCTGTATCATCGGCGTACgcacggggcggggggtgtcCCTCTGCCCACAACACCAGTCCCGCCAGAGGAGCCTGTCATTGGTTTCCCTGAGCCAGCCGCAGCAGAGACTGGAGACGCAGACGCCCCGG CCCCTGTGACCGAAGAGAGCCCGGGAGGGCCCGCCGCCCCAGGCACCTACCGCTGCCTCCTGTGCAGCCGTGAATTTGGCAAGGCGTTGCAGCTGACCCGGCACCAGCGTTTCGTGCACCGGCTGGAGCGGCGACACAAGTGTGGCATCTGCGGCAAGATGTTCAAGAAGAAGTCTCACGTGCGTAACCACCTGCGCACGCACACGGGCGAGCGGCCCTTCCCCTGCCCGGACTGCTCCAAGCCCTTCAACTCGCCCGCCAACCTGGCACGCCACCGGCTCACGCACACGGGGGAGCGGCCCTACCGGTGCGGGGACTGTGGCAAGGCTTTCACGCAGAGCTCCACCCTGAGGCAGCATCGCCTGGTGCACGCCCAGCACTTCCCCTACCGCTGCCAGGAGTGCGGGGTGCGTTTCCACCGCCCCTACCGCCTGCTCATGCACCGCTACCACCACACGGGCGAGTACCCCTACAAGTGTCGCGAGTGCCCCCGCTCCTTCTTGCTGCGCCGGCTGCTGGAGGTGCACCAGCTCGTGGCCCACGCTGGGCGCCAGCCCCACCGCTGCCCATCCTGCGGGGCCGCCTTCCCTTCCTCACTGCGGCTCCGCGAGCACCGCTGCGCGGCTGCTGCCGCACAGGCCCCGCGGCGCTTCGAGTGCGGCACCTGCGGCAAGAAAGTGGGCTCGGCTGCCCGGTTGCAGGCGCACGAGGCGGCGCACGCGGCTGCCGGGCCCGGAGAGGTCCTGGCTAAGGAGCCCCCTGCCCCTCGGGCCCCTCGGGCCGCTCGCACGCCTGTGGCCGCCGCCCCGACCGCCTTGGGGGGTGCGGCCCCCGCGGCCCCCGCGGCCCCGGCCCGACGCCGGGGCCTGGAGTGTAGCGAGTGTAAGAAGCTGTTCAGTACAGAGACGTCGTTGCAGGTACACCGGCGCATCCACACGGGCGAGCGGCCGTACCCGTGTCCGGACTGCGGCAAGGCCTTCCGCCAGAGCACCCACCTGAAGGACCACCGGCGCCTGCACACAGGCGAGCGGCCCTTTGCCTGCGAGGTGTGTGGCAAGGCCTTCGCCATCTCCATGCGCTTGGCAGAGCATCGCCGCATTCACACGGGTGAGCGGCCCTACTCGTGCCCAGACTGTGGCAAGAGCTACCGCTCCTTCTCCAACCTGTGGAAACACCGCAAGACCCACCAGCAGCAGCATCAGGCCGCCGTGCGCCAGCAGCTGGCAGAGGCGGAGGCTGCCGTGGGGCTGGCCGTCATGGAGACTGCGGCAGAGGCGCTGCCCCTGGTGGAGGCCATCGAGATCTACCCTCTGGCTGAGGCCGAGGGGGTCCAGATCAGCGGCTGA